One Balaenoptera acutorostrata chromosome 5, mBalAcu1.1, whole genome shotgun sequence genomic window, tataaaataatgaattttaagcCAGGAAATGAAGCTCCTAGAGGTTTAAAAGCCTCACATGACATATCTGCTATAGTAAGGATTAGAGCTTAAACCTACATTTTCTTTGCAACTGTATATATTTGGAAGTTGGCTAATTATTCAGTGACTTTCTGAAATCTTGAAAGACTGTCAAATAATAGAGCGGAATACAAACAAGACCATCTTCCTGGATGATCTCTAAGAGTTCTCAGTTATCTCTGTGCCCCTGATGACTTACAATCAGGGCGAATGGCACACTCCAGTGTCAGCTAGCTTTAAATGACCTCTAGAGAGCCCTTCAAGTTCTGTCTCTAATATTGAATTTTATAGGCGATTAATGCCTTTTCAATTATATCATTAGCTATTTCCCTGCATAGCCGTAGCTCTTGTAAGAGATCAGATACAGAATGCTGATAAGAAATCAGTTTCTGTCCTTTATTAAACAATAAGATTTAATCACGGAGGAACTTCACATATAGAGAGAACAAACATCAAGGGCTTACTCTAAGTCAGAGCCCTGCAGTGTCTCTACAGCAATGTCATATGATTACTAGATAGTTTCCCTTGTTTCCCTTGCTAGAACTGTCCAAAAAGGATAGACCTGGTTTTGTATAGAATCAGCATGTTCAAAATCAAGCTGGTTTCCTTCCCCCAACACAAACCTGCAGCAGCTTTCACCCCGTCTCCCATGCAAGAAATGTCAAGGTTTTTCTTGACTTCCTCGCACAGTCAGTTGCTTCCTGAGGCCTGATATATTCTACCCCTTAAAGAGCTCTCAACCATCCCTTCCCCTCTATTTAGGGTTACCATATGTCCCTGTTGTCCAAGGCAATCTTGATTTATGCCTATTGTCCAGTGTAATTATGAACAGTGCCCCCTTTTGCTCACAAATATATCCAGGAAGGACCAGAAATGATACAGTCCATTCCCTCCGGCCCCATGGCCACGACTTACTCCAAGCTCTCACTGATTCCTGCCTGGATGGTAGTAGTAGTTGACAGTAGTGGGTGGTAGTAGCTGCCCAACTGATCTTCCCTTTCATCCATCTAtctttcaaactttttaattGAGTGCTAATTCTGAACCACACACAGTGTTGGCACCAGATTGGGTTTCCCTGTAAGGCTGTGCAGTTTGCACACTGTGCAAGGGTGCCCAGCCCAGGGAGCAAGTGAGGCCAAAGTTCagccctccctccacctgccAAGCCATGCACCTCGGTGGGGTGCAGGTCCTCTTCTCAGGAGCAAGAGGTTCCTTTTTCTTGGCACAAAGGCGCCAGCTGCTTGCCAAGTCTTGTACCCTCAGTGCCGCTCCTGCCTACAGTGCTTTTATTCTAATTCATATGAAGGCACCGCATAGGCTTCAGGTCGCCTCTGCACTGTGAAAATTACATTACTTCTTCAAGTCCATTTCCATCTGAATGCATTTCTCTCCTCTGTATTGACCTTCCTACATTGCAAACCTGATCTTGCCTCTCCCCTGCATCCTTCAACAGCTCACTGTCACCTATAAGTTCCAGTCCAAAGTCCTGGGCATGATCTGCAAAGCCCTTGGTCATCTGACATCTGCCCTCTCTCCAGACTCATTTCCCCCCGTTTCTCCCCATACACACCTTGCTTCAGCTGTGCTGGACTTTTTCCGGTTGCTGGAATGTGCCAAAATGGTTTCCActggcttcattcctttttacatgCTGTTTATCTAGGCTAGGACGGTCATCCACATCCCATCCCACCACCTGACAGTCTACCTACTGGTGATgatgaaggagaagggagaggggaaaaaatgagatgATGATAAAGATGATAGATAATTACTGTAACAGACTATTGAATAGAACAACTTTTCCCTTGCCTGAAAACGGCACTAGCATCCATAACCCAAAACTACAGGTGCTATGTGTCCCCACATTCTGAAAAAGAGCCACCAAGAACTGGAACAGAATGTTCCTCAAATTTTCTTAAATGGCCCTACCTCAATCAACCCCACCAGGCACACTAACCCCCTCTCTATATAAGGAGGTTGGGGATAAGAGCCTAGTGGAGGATGCATGGGGTTTCTCCTCCCCTTCCATGCCTGTCCCCCCCGCCAAAGAAGCCAAGTAAAGGGGGAGAAGCCAACATATTTGTGACGATTGCAATAAAGGGAGACAAACATTCCATTTTCCAGTTAGACATCTAACTGCTGGGAAGGATGGGCACAGAGGGACACAGCAGTGTAGGCTGCACGGCACCATGGGTTTCCTACAAACGCCACTGAAGTTTGCTGGCCAGAGAAGTCTTGAAGATGCCCCGCCAAGAAGGATGCTTGCCAGGTACCAGGACCCATCAGCGAAGGGTACTGGAGTGTACTATGGGTTTGGGCAGGAGAATTTTGAGCTGAAGTAGGATAGAAGAGAAGGAGCTGAAAGGAAATCTCTCATGTTTCATTGCCCTTCATCTAAAGACCTCCAGGAACATACCTGTAGTCGCATAAGTTGGGTTTATTACCCATCTTAGCAAGAGAGAATGGACTCCATATGGAACTGTTGGGGGTCTCAGTAAGAGGAAGTTATGAAATTATTATGGGCTTTGGGCTTTGGTTGAGTAATTTTGGGAAAGGTCTAAGGAAGCAGGAGCTTGCTCTAGATGGGGAGAATTCTGTGATTGAGTATCTCAATAAATCTTACCTATAAGAAAGGCAGACTTGAGCAATGTAAAGCTATAACTGGTAAAGCAGCAGTCTTATTTAGTGAAGGGAGGAGGGTTCTTGGTATTTTGTGGGTGGCACCTTGTGGGGAGGATCTTGCCCTTAtgactctcagaggaaaacaaccctgctggcaccttgatcttggacttccagcgtccagaactgtgagaaaataaatttctgttgtttaagccgcacagtctgtggtattttgttatggtagccctagcaaactaatacagaccTATAATAAGTAAAGAGATTGAGTTAATAGCCAAACACTTCCCATGAAGAAAAACCCaggtccagatggtttcactgaattttgctaaacatttaaagaagaattataccaattcttcacaaactcttccccaaaaagcagaagataaggaaacaCTTCTAACTCATCCTATGAACCCACTATTACTCTGATAACAAAatcaaagacatcacaagaaaattacaatccaatatctcttatgaatatagatgcaaaaatcctcagcaaaatattagcaaatcacatccagaaacatatttaaaaggattatacatcacTATATAACAAGTGGGATTTAATCCAGGAATGCTAgcttggtttaacattcaaaaatcaataaaataaaatacaactttattgatcatctcagtagatgcaaaaaagacatttgacaaaatgcaataCCTGTTCATGATAAAAGCACTCAACAAACTGGAAATAGAAAGCAATTTCCTCAGTGTAATAAGaccatctatgaaaaacccacagctaacatcttaatggtgaaagactgaaagctttccctctaaggTCAGTAATAAGGCAAGGaagctcactctcaccactctatTCCACATTATACCAGAGGTTCTaaccagggcaattaggcaagaaaaagaaatataggtcACCTAGCTTaaacaggaagaagtaaaatgctctctgtttgcagataacatatcCTGTCTCCACATCTAGGCTCTTCGTCTCACCAGAACTGAAGCTGAATGGGTGACAATATCTTCTTTCTTGGAAGGCAGGGGTTGTCAAGTTTCTTTGTAAAGGCcccattttcctgccttttctcctTCTTGTGAATAACCACATCTCTTCTTATTTTCAAGTCCTCCAGATTGGTGTCATCACACAAAGCCCAGGCACCCCCTTCAGTGATTAAAAACCCTACTTGCTCTTCTGCTTGCTGGGCAATAAGGGTCTCCCCACGCCGTCAAAGGGATTCTACTGTGCCTCGTATTTGCCTTCTTACTGCTGGCTCCAACGCAGggtttgaaaaacactgtggtGTACAGCCCTTGGTGGTGCAGTGCCTGCCCCCTACTCCCCCAACCCTCCCGTACACAAAACTTTGCAGAGCCTGAGGGGGTTTCATCTGGCTACAGAGCCCACCCTGCCCAGAGCTGACTTGATAAGCATCTTTATTGGCTGTCTTCCCCTCCGGCTCACTCCCTACCgcctctgcccccccccccccccagttggTATGTCCTGACATGGCCTCTCAGGTAAACTACTTGCACTGGAATCCTTGTCTCAGGTTCTGGAGATCCTAAAACTACAACAGTTTTAACAGGTCATGAAACCAACTTAGTGGACCTTGACCAGTGAATTAATAAAATTGAGATAGAACAGGCAATATCAGAGTGCACTCTCTGCATTTGTTTCAGTTTGGGACTGTAGACTGGGTCATGTAAACTCTATTACTGAGGGACAAAGGCAAGAATACTTAGAAAAAGTCTGCTCCAAAgacttttcattgttttataaacAATTGTCATGCCAACacatgacctttaaaaaaaaagtgccactTTTCTATAATATGCTAAGGAGAGGCCAAAGAATAGGTGCTAGGTTTTCTGGTTAGGAGGGTGCTTGGTTTTTTATTCTCTGCGTTTTGTGactatttaattttcagaaaagtttACAGTGATTATCCCAGGAAGACTCTGGTGAGAGTGACATCTATACATTGCTGGTGGCATAGTGAACCGCACACTTTGAGTTAGCAATCCTATAAATCCTTGGATTTGTGCTAAGAAAAAAGAACTCAGATGCGACGTGCAGAATGACACACACTACAGTGTTGTATATTTAATAAACATGGAAACAAAAGTCTGGGTAAGAGGGATTTGAAGAGCCCTTTTTCTTGGAAAAAGAGCTTTGAAGTTGAGTTTGCAGAGCACTTTTCAGAAAGACTGAGGAGGAATTGTCAGTCGTTTACATCAAAAACCTCACGGAATGACTGGTGAAAACTGGGGTGCTTTAGGGGCCTCAGTGGCACCCCCAGCTCTGCTCGGTTCTCCAGAGAGGTTTGATGGAGGTCCAGCACCACATATTATAAACGGAAGACATGACCTGTTCTCGCATGGGTTCCAGTACTCACACTTAAAACTTGGCATATGGAAGCAGTTATGAGGTGCTGAGAACAGGAGTGGTTGGCAATGGTTTGTTCTTTTAGCTTGGCACCCACGACCACACCGGGCCTGTGGCCAACGGGGACACAAAATCCCCAAGCGGGGTTTGCAAAACTAATTGTTCTTAAAAGAGCTTCCCAAACCGCAGAGCAATCAACACTCAGGTCTCCCAGACTCACGGAGAATATAATGGATTACACATGGGGTCATCTCAAAGCTGTTGTTAATAAGTATGAATACCCGGACTGCGAGAGTCGAGGGACCAGAGGGGAGGGAACTGTCTTCACTGCGGGAGAGCCCCAAAGGACGGGGTGCAGCCCTCGGGAGCAGGGGGCCGAGCAGCCGCCGGCGGGGTGCGCTCAGAGCCAAAACCAAAAGCGAAGAGCCGTGAGACGGAGCGGCCCCGGGCCCAGCGGATGCCCCGCCAGCAGGGGCGCGCTCGAGCCCCGCggtcccgggaggggcggtgcgGGCGAGGCGGCCAAGCTCTCGCCGCCCGGGGGGTGTGGTTCCCGCGGCCCGGCCGGGCGGGGCGCCGGGTTTAAAGCGCGGGCCAGCGAGACGCGGCTCACTTGCGCTCTCGCCGCCGCCGCCAACGCTCCCCGCCATGGAGCGGCCGTCGCTGTCCGCCCTGCTCCTCGGCGCAGCCGGGCTGCTGCTCCTgctcctgcccctctcctcttcctcctcttcggACGCCTGCGGCCCCTGCGAGCCGGCCGCCTGCCCGCCCTTGCCCCCGCGGGGCTGCCAGCTGGGCGAGACCCGCGACGCGTGCGGCTGCTGCCCGGTGTGCGCCCGCGGCGAGGGCGAGCCGTGCGGGGGCAGTGGCGCCGGCAGGGGGCACTGCGCGCCGGGCATGGAGTGCGTGAAGAGCCGCAAGAGGCGGAAGGGTAAAGCCGGGGCAGCAGCCGGCGGCCCGGAGGTGAGCGGCGTGTGCGTGTGCAAGAGCCGCTACCCGGTGTGCGGCAGCGACGGCATCACCTACCCCAGCGGCTGCCAGCTGCGCGCCGCCAGCCTGAAGGCCGAGAGCCGCGGGGAGAAGGCCATCACCCAGGTCAGCAAGGGCACCTGCGAGCAAGGTGGGCATGTGCGCTTTCCCCTCCGACTCCGACACCGCCCCGCCGGGCGGGGAGAACCAGGCGCCCCCTTGCGGGGCAGAACCGACAGGGCGTCCGCGGCCGGCGCACCTGGCTGGTTCCCGGGGCTCCTCCCGTGGGCATCCGGGCTGActcggggaggggtgggggggggttggCAGCGGCGGGATGCCGGGAGGGATGGGCGAcgcctccctttctcttttttgggtGGTTTTGAGAGTTTGGTGCGTGCGCCAAGAAAGCGAGGACTTGCAGGGCGAGCGTATGTATAGAAAAGATTTCCAGATACCACAGATTCTCCCGTCCCCAAAGCTCACCCAGCTCATGCTAACAGCCGGCAAGTCGATTCGCAAAAGCTGCCCCCACTCTTTTGGGAACCCCAAAATGTCAtgttctcttcattctttcttggCTTGAGTGTATAGAGATGAAGTCAAGAGATAGGAGAAAGGCGTTTGACGATGAAATGCAGTATAAGGACTTTCAGAGAGAAGTTGTTTGTCCCATGTTTGATTGGCTAGattgcaagatttttaaaaattggatttcaTGGTTTCTtaatattaaggaaaataattcaCTTACTGGAAGTTACAGATTCTCAATAATCTAACTAGCTAATTATTTGTGGGCGAAAAAATACAAACTCTTTGAAGGATGTTTTTATGATGTCGTTTATGTTGTTAACCTTAtgaccattttgtttttctttttccattcttgtGTAATTTGTCCCCAGGATGCACTGTTCAGCAGGAATGCCTTTGAGGTTATGTTTGATCGTTTATTTTATTCCAAACAAGTCCAAGCTTGCCataaatgaaaggggaaaatagaGTCTGGACtcgcaaaaaagaaaaaaaaaaaagagcttttaatTCTAATGTCTGCTTAGGCAGTAGTTTCAAGGGAAGGTTAGAAATCCAACCTTGGCAGTCCCTCTCCTGGTCCCAGCCAAGGtaggaaaaagggagagaagaggcagTTCTCCTGAAATAACagaagcagctgcttctttaacacAGCTGAGACTTTCTCCAAGCTTTccaagtaattcttttttttttttttttttagagtttttccCAGAAGTCCACATGGCTAATAGGTCATCTGCCACTGCTTTCAGAGTTCACTATTGAAAGCCTTAAATAGTGTAACCAACTTACTGTTAACTATTTATATTATCATCACCTTAAACTTAAATCACAATCCAAAATAATTACACACTTTCCCAACAGAAACAGCCCTTTGGGTCTAACTTATCAGTCATACCATGAAAAGAGAAATGGGCATAGCTTAAGAATTCATTCCAAATATTGACATTTTCCTTACACATTCCAAGGGGAATTTTCCCCCACAGTCTTTCCAAATCACTGGAACTTGCCTTATCAGAGCAGAAGGACAGCTTGGTGATGATTTAAGTATTATCGTCAATTCTAGCCTGTAGCTAGTTTTATCCATCTTCTCTCATGCTATTTGCATCTCTAAACCCTCACACAGtgcaattataaaatattgagactGATAGTCATATAGAACTAGTCGTATAACCTCATTATCATGAAACCCAGATCCTCAGCATCTCTCCAGACTGCAAACCTCAGGAGGGTACAGACCtagtttttctttatgtttggGGAAAATGTTAAGAGAAATAGCATCTAAAACTGGAAACCTTGTCATAAATTAACCTTTCTTCCCAACCTAAATTTAGAGATAAGGGGTCTAGTGCCTGGGACCATTTATAGAAGAATGCCAGGGAGAGCAGAAAAGAATGTGAGGTCCACCAGAGTACTTTTCCACAGCAGAGATAAAGGGGGCTAAAGCCAGATCTCCTAATATATTTCTCCTGACTCCTGGAAGTGTTTTAACAATTATAGAAGCAAACCCATCAGGGTGCCATTAACTTCTGTGCCATTTAGTATTGGGGCTTTGCGAAGAACAGGAAATGCATTTTCTAGGTTCTTCCAGCCTAGAAAGGGTTCTTCTTCTACCCTCAGAAGAAACTTAAGTTATGCTTCCTCAAGTATTGAGAGGGAAGGGGCATCATTCCTTCTGGTGATTGGTCTCATTTAAcctgcatttattgagcacctgtcaGGTGTCAGCACTGTGCTAAGATGCTGTACAGCTGAGGATGCACGAAACAGGTCTGGTCTTGTTGATTAACAAAGTATCCATGCAAGTTACAAACCTACCTCCCAGAGTGCTTGCCCTGGAGCCACTCTGAATCTTTTCCCAGTCCCTTCTTTTCTGAGGTCACCACTTACCCACCTTCTGTGGAGAGACCTTGGTCTGCTTGTTTTCTGTGCCTCTGTGATAAGAGGCAACGCCATCTTTCTAAAAAAATATCTATCTAAAAGGTAGTGACGTAATAATCTCAAATCTAAAACTGTTATCATTAATTTAGTGCCATTAGATCTTATTGAGGTTCCTGAAGTCATGCGAAACTGGAAGAGGAGATTTGGAAATTCAgtttaataaaaagttaatagAGACACCACGATGTGTAATAAAATCTCACAGAAGAGGACATGGTGCTCCTTTATTCCGGTTCTTGGTTACTCCTTTTGTTCATGGTCCGTTATATCTGAGCTCCTTGGCAATCCCTTGTTCCCTTTGGGTCCCAtcccctcttcttcctcagaattaatttttatttgtggaATCAGAATTCATTCTTAAGGGTCTTCCTTGCTAGTACCTTTAGTAGCAAGTTAAAACTACCTAGCACTTCACAGTACCTCTTATTTTGGCCTCTTCTGTCCAACCCCCTTTGTGGTCTGGCCACCATAATTGTTTGCTCTTTGCTGTTGTTTATAATCACACCCTCACTTATCTTTCCACCCTTTGAACTCTTAGCCTTCAAGGATCAGCTGGTGTCACTTTCTTTGTGAATCCCCTtgtctttcccctccccaccccccataatGATGTCCTTGTCCTTTTGCAGCTCTGTGTAGgcttccagactttttttttatgttctgattctgtttatacattttgtggggggtggagggtgttactttttaaaattttttattggggtaacCTTGGTTTATAACATTAGATAAGTTTCACGCATACAATGCTATGTTTCTGCTTCTGTATACCCGGCAGGGTGCTCACCACCCAAAATTtcttttccatctgtcaccatacagttgaccccctttacccattttgccatCTACCCTaaccccctctggtaaccactgctgtgttctctatatctacatgtttatttttgtttggtttgtttatttatttgggggttttattttttttagattccacatatgagtgaaatcatacaatatttatccttctccgtctgacttacttcacttagcacaataccctcaaggtccatccatgttattgccaatgacaagatttcaccttttttatagctgagtggtattccattgtgtacatgtaccacatctttatccattcatgcatgGATTAGCACTTaacattgtttccatatcttggctgtcgtaaataatgctgtgatgaacgtaaggtgtgtatttcttttcaaattagtgttttcttatTCTTCAGGTAAATAGCCAGAAGTGGGATagtgggatcatatggtagttctattcttaatattttgaggaatattcatactgttttccatggtggttgcaccaatatacattcccaacaacagtgtacaaagattcccttttctccacatcctcaccaacacttgttatttcttgcctttctgataatagccattctgacacaggtgtgaggtgttatctcattgtggtt contains:
- the IGFBP7 gene encoding insulin-like growth factor-binding protein 7, producing MERPSLSALLLGAAGLLLLLLPLSSSSSSDACGPCEPAACPPLPPRGCQLGETRDACGCCPVCARGEGEPCGGSGAGRGHCAPGMECVKSRKRRKGKAGAAAGGPEVSGVCVCKSRYPVCGSDGITYPSGCQLRAASLKAESRGEKAITQVSKGTCEQGPSIVTPPKDIWNVTGAQVYLSCEVIGIPTPVLIWNKVKRGHYGVQRTELLPGDRDNLAIQTRGGPEKHEVTGWVLVSPLSKEDAGEYECHASNSQGQASASAKITVVDALHEIPVKKGEGAEL